The Acanthopagrus latus isolate v.2019 chromosome 13, fAcaLat1.1, whole genome shotgun sequence genome contains a region encoding:
- the mat2b gene encoding methionine adenosyltransferase 2 subunit beta isoform X2, translated as MPGFDVGGSEDEAMGPAPKVLVTGATGLLGRAVYKEFQNSGWLVIGTGYRRARPRLLRCDLTDEDAIRGLLQEYKPDVIVHCAAERRPDIVERHTEAAVNLNVHATSTLAKEAAACGAFFLYISTDYVFDGRNPPYGEDDSPNPLNVYGRSKLEGERETLRHCPGAVVLRVPVLFGEVESVSESAVTSLWLKVQEATESCTLDHCQQRFPTDTRDVAAVCRKLSERARQDPSIRGIFHFSAKEQMTKYEMAIAIAQAFNLPSNHLIPLTEQLATSTLRPINSQLNCSRLELLNLSVEPRPFTAAITDCLWPFTPDKRWRQTVFH; from the exons ATGCCTGGATTTGATGTAGGAGGATCGGAG GACGAGGCTATGGGCCCAGCTCCCAAGGTCTTGGTTACCGGGGCAACAGGTCTTCTGGGTCGAGCCGTCTACAAAGAGTTCCAGAACAGTGGCTGGTTGGTTATTGGGACTGGATACAGGAGGGCCAGGCCCCGTCTCCTCCGCTGTGACCTCACAGATGAGGACGCCATCAGAGGACTGCTGCAAGAATACAAG cCTGATGTGATCGTCCACTGTGCAGCAGAGAGACGTCCAGATATTGTTGAGAGACACACTGAAGCAGCTGTGAATCTCAATGTGCATGCCACAAGCACGCTGGCCAAGGAGGCAG ctgCATGTGGGGCGTTCTTCCTCTACATCAGCACCGACTACGTGTTTGATGGGAGGAATCCTCCGTATGGAGAAGACGACAGTCCCAATCCTCTCAACGTTTATGGACGCAGCAaactggagggagagagagagacgctcaGACACTGTCCAG GTGCGGTGGTGCTGCGGGTGCCGGTTCTGTTCGGGGAGGTGGAGTCGGTGTCTGAGAGTGCCGTGACATCACTGTGGCTCAAAGTCCAGGAGGCGACGGAGAGCTGCACCCTGGATCACTGCCAGCAGAGGTTCCCCACCGACACACGAGACGTCGCTGCTGTCTGCAGGAAACTGTCTGAGAGAGCAAGACAG gaCCCATCTATTAGAGGAATCTTTCACTTCTCAGCCAAAGAGCAGATGACCAAATATGAGATGGCCATTGCGATCGCTCAGGCCTTCAACCTGCCGTCCAACCACCTCATTCCT ctgacGGAGCAGCTGGCGACGTCGACTCTTCGTCCCATCAACAGTCAGTTAAACTGTTCCCGTCTGGAGCTGCTGAACCTGAGCGTCGAACCGCGACCATTCACGGCGGCCATCACCGACTGTCTGTGGCCATTCACGCCTGACAAACGCTGGAGACAGACCGTCttccactga
- the prob1 gene encoding uncharacterized protein prob1 isoform X2, protein MSTGLNRGGGGGRGGREFFLSSHRCPEVDMLPHHNSETQITPPCSTVPSVKNPEVTCTRQSEVNYLDVSSTSYSEEEEEEEEEEEEGSISEWSEEDLSLHFSPSVILPSDDESDPESGFECVDITMETLVNSHEGGGLKMVPKRQIQLKKKTDAEKEKAEKLQVIQKDGPVSNSEVSANESLCPVICQRPDLLLRQHSMPAALQTHSTISGDVDSHRVYKGLVAGASQGLPGGGNSRQRLQKSFSLDETKTKMASCIIKSVLSKKMQEEQKNSKTSHLQKKSAVLTSLPQPADQQRLRDGGGSKTGGGIPKAPVHVVRDVRSLVKNIRSLSFSAAENNNKLTSIKVIAQEESPPPTYQQAVGVKDHDEMKRKCKASNHSSSTGGHITKVASSLSQSQDRKQSKTISRPITQQRRGSEPIINRSKVDDVTWPVELLDLPTNTPTSKPLSQLSQSERVGGVSLQAMTSLPHPPLTSRHPESTQERVSIMGVTSQFPPNSSQQLLHPCFYTPTPLPAFPPTLHPHVGKVSYLQTPVSYIQTQLQPPPASTLHMMRRSEENQSRSTGNTPDEQDRFINTYPAHRTRVTGDHESNSNTVTPATEEQHEQQKHQQQPFLCSVQGCLPAQVGSDLLLDITGSNAGPGTLLSGPAPCHVMLDPKSGRCFYVDMPPQPQRKMLLDPETGQYVQVFLPAASSAPNNGVVPVRCANPVPFAPSMINPAPTVLSLMQFQPTVAMSPMYATPCLPFTLHTPSVHFTHTAP, encoded by the exons ATGAGCACCGGattgaacagaggaggaggaggaggaagaggagggagggagttcTTCCTCAGCAGTCATCGCTGTCCTGAAGTTGACATGCTGCCTCATCACAACTCAGAGACACAAATTACTCCGCCATGTTCAACAGTTCCCTCTGTGAAGAACCCCGAGGTCACTTGTACTCGTCAGTCTGAGGTGAATTACCTGGatgtctcctccacctcttactctgaggaagaggaggaggaggaagaggaggaggaagaggggagcaTCAGCGAGTGGTCGGAGGAGGACCTCTCACTCCACTTCTCACCCTCAGTCATCCTCCCATCAGACGATGAGTCTGATCCAGAGAGCGGCTTCGAGTGTGTCGATATTACCATGGAAACACTG GTGAACAGTCACGAGGGCGGGGGGTTAAAAATGGTCCCCAAGCGACAGATTcaactgaagaagaagacagacgCTGAGAAGGAGAAAGCTGAGAAACTGCAG GTTATACAGAAGGATGGGCCAGTTTCTAACAGTGAGGTGTCAGCCAATGAGTCGCTATGTCCCGTGATCTGTCAGCGCCCTGATCTATTGCTACGTCAACACAGTATGCCCGCTGCTCTCCAGACGCACTCAACAATCAGTGGTGATGTCGACAGCCACAGGGTCTACAAGGGCTTGGTTGCAGGGGCCAGTCAAG ggTTACCTGGTGGAGGAAACTCAAGGCAGCGACTTCAGAAGTCTTTCTCTTTggatgaaaccaaaacaaagatggcTTCCTGCATCATTAAGAGTGTTCTGTCCAAGAAGATGCAGGAGGAGCAAAAGAACTCTAAAACCTCCCATCTGCAGAAGAAATCAGCGGTGTTAACCAGCCTCCCTCAGCCTGCAGACCAGCAGAGGTTGAGGGACGGGGGAGGAAGTAAGACGGGTGGAGGTATTCCTAAAGCCCCAGTTCATGTGGTGAGAGACGTGAGGAGTTTAGTTAAAAACATCCGTAGCCTCTCATTCTCCgctgctgaaaacaacaacaagctaacaagtATTAAGGTGATTGCTCAGGAGGAAAGCCCCCCACCTACATATCAGCAGGCTGTGGGGGTCAAAGATCATGATGAAATGAAGAGGAAGTGTAAGGCTTCaaatcacagcagctccactggaggACACATCACCAAAGTCGCTTCatctctcagccaatcacaggacaggaagcagagcaAAACGATCAGTCGTCCAATCACACAGCAGAGACGAGGCAGTGAACCAATAATAAACAGAAGTAAGGTGGATGATGTCACCTGGCCTGTTGAGTTGTTAGATCTTCCAACCAACACACCCACTAGTAAACCCCTCTCAcagctcagccaatcagagagggTCGGAGGTGTGAGTCTCCAGGCAATGACCTCCCTTCCTCATCCCCCCTTGACCTCCAGACACCCTGAGAGCACCCAGGAACGTGTCTCCATCATGGGTGTGACCTCTCAGTTTCCCCCCAACTCCTCCCAACAGCTCCTCCACCCTTGTTTCTACACCCCCACTCCCCTGCCTGCTTTCCCCCCAACCCTGCACCCTCACGTGGGGAAGGTCAGCTACTTACAGACCCCAGTGAGCTACATTCAGACccagctgcagcctccacctGCTTCCACACTCCATATGATGAGGAGGTCTGAGGAGAACCAAAGCAGGTCTACTGGAAACACCCCAGACGAGCAAGACCGCTTCATTAACACCTATCCAGCTCACCGGACCAGGGTCACTGGCGACCACGAGagcaacagcaacacagtgacaCCTGCAACAGAGGAGCAACATgagcaacagaaacatcagcagcagccgtTTCTGTGTAGCGTTCAGGGTTGTCTACCTGCACAGGTGGGTAGTGACTTACTCCTGGACATCACGGGTTCCAATGCAGGACCTGGGACCCTCCTCAGTGGCCCTGCACCTTGTCATGTAATGTTAGATCCTAAAAGTGGGCGGTGCTTCTATGTGGACATGCCCCCACAGCCTCAGAGAAAGATGCTGCTGGATCCAGAAACCGGTCAGTACGTCCAGGTGTTCCTACCTGCAGCCAGCTCTGCCCCCAACAATGGGGTGGTCCCAGTGCGCTGCGCGAACCCCGTCCCTTTTGCCCCTTCCATGATCAACCCTGCCCCCACTGTCTTGTCACTGATGCAATTCCAGCCAACTGTTGCGATGTCACCTATGTATGCCACTCCATGTCTCCCCTTCACCCTGCACACACCATCAGTTCACTTCACACATACAGCACCATGA
- the mat2b gene encoding methionine adenosyltransferase 2 subunit beta isoform X1: MSRELKIMFSPGRVQLVQDEAMGPAPKVLVTGATGLLGRAVYKEFQNSGWLVIGTGYRRARPRLLRCDLTDEDAIRGLLQEYKPDVIVHCAAERRPDIVERHTEAAVNLNVHATSTLAKEAAACGAFFLYISTDYVFDGRNPPYGEDDSPNPLNVYGRSKLEGERETLRHCPGAVVLRVPVLFGEVESVSESAVTSLWLKVQEATESCTLDHCQQRFPTDTRDVAAVCRKLSERARQDPSIRGIFHFSAKEQMTKYEMAIAIAQAFNLPSNHLIPLTEQLATSTLRPINSQLNCSRLELLNLSVEPRPFTAAITDCLWPFTPDKRWRQTVFH; the protein is encoded by the exons ATGAGCCGTGAATTGAAGATTATGTTCAGCCCGGGCCGCGTGCAGCTGGTTCAG GACGAGGCTATGGGCCCAGCTCCCAAGGTCTTGGTTACCGGGGCAACAGGTCTTCTGGGTCGAGCCGTCTACAAAGAGTTCCAGAACAGTGGCTGGTTGGTTATTGGGACTGGATACAGGAGGGCCAGGCCCCGTCTCCTCCGCTGTGACCTCACAGATGAGGACGCCATCAGAGGACTGCTGCAAGAATACAAG cCTGATGTGATCGTCCACTGTGCAGCAGAGAGACGTCCAGATATTGTTGAGAGACACACTGAAGCAGCTGTGAATCTCAATGTGCATGCCACAAGCACGCTGGCCAAGGAGGCAG ctgCATGTGGGGCGTTCTTCCTCTACATCAGCACCGACTACGTGTTTGATGGGAGGAATCCTCCGTATGGAGAAGACGACAGTCCCAATCCTCTCAACGTTTATGGACGCAGCAaactggagggagagagagagacgctcaGACACTGTCCAG GTGCGGTGGTGCTGCGGGTGCCGGTTCTGTTCGGGGAGGTGGAGTCGGTGTCTGAGAGTGCCGTGACATCACTGTGGCTCAAAGTCCAGGAGGCGACGGAGAGCTGCACCCTGGATCACTGCCAGCAGAGGTTCCCCACCGACACACGAGACGTCGCTGCTGTCTGCAGGAAACTGTCTGAGAGAGCAAGACAG gaCCCATCTATTAGAGGAATCTTTCACTTCTCAGCCAAAGAGCAGATGACCAAATATGAGATGGCCATTGCGATCGCTCAGGCCTTCAACCTGCCGTCCAACCACCTCATTCCT ctgacGGAGCAGCTGGCGACGTCGACTCTTCGTCCCATCAACAGTCAGTTAAACTGTTCCCGTCTGGAGCTGCTGAACCTGAGCGTCGAACCGCGACCATTCACGGCGGCCATCACCGACTGTCTGTGGCCATTCACGCCTGACAAACGCTGGAGACAGACCGTCttccactga
- the prob1 gene encoding uncharacterized protein prob1 isoform X1, whose amino-acid sequence MSTGLNRGGGGGRGGREFFLSSHRCPEVDMLPHHNSETQITPPCSTVPSVKNPEVTCTRQSEVNYLDVSSTSYSEEEEEEEEEEEEGSISEWSEEDLSLHFSPSVILPSDDESDPESGFECVDITMETLVNSHEGGGLKMVPKRQIQLKKKTDAEKEKAEKLQVSLLSVHYSQLVCLPVCLFTCPHFQVIQKDGPVSNSEVSANESLCPVICQRPDLLLRQHSMPAALQTHSTISGDVDSHRVYKGLVAGASQGLPGGGNSRQRLQKSFSLDETKTKMASCIIKSVLSKKMQEEQKNSKTSHLQKKSAVLTSLPQPADQQRLRDGGGSKTGGGIPKAPVHVVRDVRSLVKNIRSLSFSAAENNNKLTSIKVIAQEESPPPTYQQAVGVKDHDEMKRKCKASNHSSSTGGHITKVASSLSQSQDRKQSKTISRPITQQRRGSEPIINRSKVDDVTWPVELLDLPTNTPTSKPLSQLSQSERVGGVSLQAMTSLPHPPLTSRHPESTQERVSIMGVTSQFPPNSSQQLLHPCFYTPTPLPAFPPTLHPHVGKVSYLQTPVSYIQTQLQPPPASTLHMMRRSEENQSRSTGNTPDEQDRFINTYPAHRTRVTGDHESNSNTVTPATEEQHEQQKHQQQPFLCSVQGCLPAQVGSDLLLDITGSNAGPGTLLSGPAPCHVMLDPKSGRCFYVDMPPQPQRKMLLDPETGQYVQVFLPAASSAPNNGVVPVRCANPVPFAPSMINPAPTVLSLMQFQPTVAMSPMYATPCLPFTLHTPSVHFTHTAP is encoded by the exons ATGAGCACCGGattgaacagaggaggaggaggaggaagaggagggagggagttcTTCCTCAGCAGTCATCGCTGTCCTGAAGTTGACATGCTGCCTCATCACAACTCAGAGACACAAATTACTCCGCCATGTTCAACAGTTCCCTCTGTGAAGAACCCCGAGGTCACTTGTACTCGTCAGTCTGAGGTGAATTACCTGGatgtctcctccacctcttactctgaggaagaggaggaggaggaagaggaggaggaagaggggagcaTCAGCGAGTGGTCGGAGGAGGACCTCTCACTCCACTTCTCACCCTCAGTCATCCTCCCATCAGACGATGAGTCTGATCCAGAGAGCGGCTTCGAGTGTGTCGATATTACCATGGAAACACTG GTGAACAGTCACGAGGGCGGGGGGTTAAAAATGGTCCCCAAGCGACAGATTcaactgaagaagaagacagacgCTGAGAAGGAGAAAGCTGAGAAACTGCAGGTAAGTCTCCTATCTGTTCACTATTCTCAACTTGTCTGCCtacctgtttgtctgtttaccTGTCCACACTTCCAGGTTATACAGAAGGATGGGCCAGTTTCTAACAGTGAGGTGTCAGCCAATGAGTCGCTATGTCCCGTGATCTGTCAGCGCCCTGATCTATTGCTACGTCAACACAGTATGCCCGCTGCTCTCCAGACGCACTCAACAATCAGTGGTGATGTCGACAGCCACAGGGTCTACAAGGGCTTGGTTGCAGGGGCCAGTCAAG ggTTACCTGGTGGAGGAAACTCAAGGCAGCGACTTCAGAAGTCTTTCTCTTTggatgaaaccaaaacaaagatggcTTCCTGCATCATTAAGAGTGTTCTGTCCAAGAAGATGCAGGAGGAGCAAAAGAACTCTAAAACCTCCCATCTGCAGAAGAAATCAGCGGTGTTAACCAGCCTCCCTCAGCCTGCAGACCAGCAGAGGTTGAGGGACGGGGGAGGAAGTAAGACGGGTGGAGGTATTCCTAAAGCCCCAGTTCATGTGGTGAGAGACGTGAGGAGTTTAGTTAAAAACATCCGTAGCCTCTCATTCTCCgctgctgaaaacaacaacaagctaacaagtATTAAGGTGATTGCTCAGGAGGAAAGCCCCCCACCTACATATCAGCAGGCTGTGGGGGTCAAAGATCATGATGAAATGAAGAGGAAGTGTAAGGCTTCaaatcacagcagctccactggaggACACATCACCAAAGTCGCTTCatctctcagccaatcacaggacaggaagcagagcaAAACGATCAGTCGTCCAATCACACAGCAGAGACGAGGCAGTGAACCAATAATAAACAGAAGTAAGGTGGATGATGTCACCTGGCCTGTTGAGTTGTTAGATCTTCCAACCAACACACCCACTAGTAAACCCCTCTCAcagctcagccaatcagagagggTCGGAGGTGTGAGTCTCCAGGCAATGACCTCCCTTCCTCATCCCCCCTTGACCTCCAGACACCCTGAGAGCACCCAGGAACGTGTCTCCATCATGGGTGTGACCTCTCAGTTTCCCCCCAACTCCTCCCAACAGCTCCTCCACCCTTGTTTCTACACCCCCACTCCCCTGCCTGCTTTCCCCCCAACCCTGCACCCTCACGTGGGGAAGGTCAGCTACTTACAGACCCCAGTGAGCTACATTCAGACccagctgcagcctccacctGCTTCCACACTCCATATGATGAGGAGGTCTGAGGAGAACCAAAGCAGGTCTACTGGAAACACCCCAGACGAGCAAGACCGCTTCATTAACACCTATCCAGCTCACCGGACCAGGGTCACTGGCGACCACGAGagcaacagcaacacagtgacaCCTGCAACAGAGGAGCAACATgagcaacagaaacatcagcagcagccgtTTCTGTGTAGCGTTCAGGGTTGTCTACCTGCACAGGTGGGTAGTGACTTACTCCTGGACATCACGGGTTCCAATGCAGGACCTGGGACCCTCCTCAGTGGCCCTGCACCTTGTCATGTAATGTTAGATCCTAAAAGTGGGCGGTGCTTCTATGTGGACATGCCCCCACAGCCTCAGAGAAAGATGCTGCTGGATCCAGAAACCGGTCAGTACGTCCAGGTGTTCCTACCTGCAGCCAGCTCTGCCCCCAACAATGGGGTGGTCCCAGTGCGCTGCGCGAACCCCGTCCCTTTTGCCCCTTCCATGATCAACCCTGCCCCCACTGTCTTGTCACTGATGCAATTCCAGCCAACTGTTGCGATGTCACCTATGTATGCCACTCCATGTCTCCCCTTCACCCTGCACACACCATCAGTTCACTTCACACATACAGCACCATGA
- the prob1 gene encoding uncharacterized protein prob1 isoform X3 — protein sequence METLVNSHEGGGLKMVPKRQIQLKKKTDAEKEKAEKLQVSLLSVHYSQLVCLPVCLFTCPHFQVIQKDGPVSNSEVSANESLCPVICQRPDLLLRQHSMPAALQTHSTISGDVDSHRVYKGLVAGASQGLPGGGNSRQRLQKSFSLDETKTKMASCIIKSVLSKKMQEEQKNSKTSHLQKKSAVLTSLPQPADQQRLRDGGGSKTGGGIPKAPVHVVRDVRSLVKNIRSLSFSAAENNNKLTSIKVIAQEESPPPTYQQAVGVKDHDEMKRKCKASNHSSSTGGHITKVASSLSQSQDRKQSKTISRPITQQRRGSEPIINRSKVDDVTWPVELLDLPTNTPTSKPLSQLSQSERVGGVSLQAMTSLPHPPLTSRHPESTQERVSIMGVTSQFPPNSSQQLLHPCFYTPTPLPAFPPTLHPHVGKVSYLQTPVSYIQTQLQPPPASTLHMMRRSEENQSRSTGNTPDEQDRFINTYPAHRTRVTGDHESNSNTVTPATEEQHEQQKHQQQPFLCSVQGCLPAQVGSDLLLDITGSNAGPGTLLSGPAPCHVMLDPKSGRCFYVDMPPQPQRKMLLDPETGQYVQVFLPAASSAPNNGVVPVRCANPVPFAPSMINPAPTVLSLMQFQPTVAMSPMYATPCLPFTLHTPSVHFTHTAP from the exons ATGGAAACACTG GTGAACAGTCACGAGGGCGGGGGGTTAAAAATGGTCCCCAAGCGACAGATTcaactgaagaagaagacagacgCTGAGAAGGAGAAAGCTGAGAAACTGCAGGTAAGTCTCCTATCTGTTCACTATTCTCAACTTGTCTGCCtacctgtttgtctgtttaccTGTCCACACTTCCAGGTTATACAGAAGGATGGGCCAGTTTCTAACAGTGAGGTGTCAGCCAATGAGTCGCTATGTCCCGTGATCTGTCAGCGCCCTGATCTATTGCTACGTCAACACAGTATGCCCGCTGCTCTCCAGACGCACTCAACAATCAGTGGTGATGTCGACAGCCACAGGGTCTACAAGGGCTTGGTTGCAGGGGCCAGTCAAG ggTTACCTGGTGGAGGAAACTCAAGGCAGCGACTTCAGAAGTCTTTCTCTTTggatgaaaccaaaacaaagatggcTTCCTGCATCATTAAGAGTGTTCTGTCCAAGAAGATGCAGGAGGAGCAAAAGAACTCTAAAACCTCCCATCTGCAGAAGAAATCAGCGGTGTTAACCAGCCTCCCTCAGCCTGCAGACCAGCAGAGGTTGAGGGACGGGGGAGGAAGTAAGACGGGTGGAGGTATTCCTAAAGCCCCAGTTCATGTGGTGAGAGACGTGAGGAGTTTAGTTAAAAACATCCGTAGCCTCTCATTCTCCgctgctgaaaacaacaacaagctaacaagtATTAAGGTGATTGCTCAGGAGGAAAGCCCCCCACCTACATATCAGCAGGCTGTGGGGGTCAAAGATCATGATGAAATGAAGAGGAAGTGTAAGGCTTCaaatcacagcagctccactggaggACACATCACCAAAGTCGCTTCatctctcagccaatcacaggacaggaagcagagcaAAACGATCAGTCGTCCAATCACACAGCAGAGACGAGGCAGTGAACCAATAATAAACAGAAGTAAGGTGGATGATGTCACCTGGCCTGTTGAGTTGTTAGATCTTCCAACCAACACACCCACTAGTAAACCCCTCTCAcagctcagccaatcagagagggTCGGAGGTGTGAGTCTCCAGGCAATGACCTCCCTTCCTCATCCCCCCTTGACCTCCAGACACCCTGAGAGCACCCAGGAACGTGTCTCCATCATGGGTGTGACCTCTCAGTTTCCCCCCAACTCCTCCCAACAGCTCCTCCACCCTTGTTTCTACACCCCCACTCCCCTGCCTGCTTTCCCCCCAACCCTGCACCCTCACGTGGGGAAGGTCAGCTACTTACAGACCCCAGTGAGCTACATTCAGACccagctgcagcctccacctGCTTCCACACTCCATATGATGAGGAGGTCTGAGGAGAACCAAAGCAGGTCTACTGGAAACACCCCAGACGAGCAAGACCGCTTCATTAACACCTATCCAGCTCACCGGACCAGGGTCACTGGCGACCACGAGagcaacagcaacacagtgacaCCTGCAACAGAGGAGCAACATgagcaacagaaacatcagcagcagccgtTTCTGTGTAGCGTTCAGGGTTGTCTACCTGCACAGGTGGGTAGTGACTTACTCCTGGACATCACGGGTTCCAATGCAGGACCTGGGACCCTCCTCAGTGGCCCTGCACCTTGTCATGTAATGTTAGATCCTAAAAGTGGGCGGTGCTTCTATGTGGACATGCCCCCACAGCCTCAGAGAAAGATGCTGCTGGATCCAGAAACCGGTCAGTACGTCCAGGTGTTCCTACCTGCAGCCAGCTCTGCCCCCAACAATGGGGTGGTCCCAGTGCGCTGCGCGAACCCCGTCCCTTTTGCCCCTTCCATGATCAACCCTGCCCCCACTGTCTTGTCACTGATGCAATTCCAGCCAACTGTTGCGATGTCACCTATGTATGCCACTCCATGTCTCCCCTTCACCCTGCACACACCATCAGTTCACTTCACACATACAGCACCATGA